From a single Rhodococcus qingshengii JCM 15477 genomic region:
- the cobG gene encoding precorrin-3B synthase has protein sequence MPTDRSQPDACPGALQVHHAADGALARVRLPGGLLTPTQLQTLADAARDLGNGQMELTSRGNVQLRSVSDPEAFASRIASAGLLPSATHERVRNILASPLSGRIGGVADIRELVHRLDSAIQADQALADLPGRTLFTLDDGRGDISGLRGDFGLHALSATEHSLVLAGHHTTHRVQADDAVELLLAAARSFLDVRDKHWRLAEVPDGIERTLEQLGLSAESTVAADLTPDARPTIGWLEQRDGTVALGGGLRFGLLDARLAEFLAAVDKPVVVTPWRSVHIFDLDEWAAEQVVRVLAPMGLIFDENSPWLEVTACTGSPGCEKSLADVRTDAITAVEQAELPVVGRQHWAGCDRSCGRPRGDVADVIATGDGYRVNPADR, from the coding sequence ATGCCCACGGACCGTTCACAGCCAGACGCGTGCCCGGGTGCACTGCAAGTTCACCACGCCGCCGACGGCGCACTGGCTCGCGTGCGCCTACCCGGCGGACTCCTCACCCCCACCCAGTTGCAGACGCTCGCCGACGCGGCGCGCGATCTCGGCAACGGGCAGATGGAACTCACCTCGAGGGGCAACGTACAACTGCGCTCGGTCTCGGACCCCGAAGCCTTCGCATCGCGAATCGCTTCGGCCGGTCTGCTGCCGTCAGCGACGCACGAGCGAGTGCGCAACATCCTCGCGTCCCCACTGTCCGGCCGTATCGGGGGCGTCGCCGACATTCGTGAACTGGTCCACCGTCTCGATTCGGCGATCCAAGCGGATCAAGCATTGGCAGATCTGCCAGGGCGAACCCTGTTCACCCTCGACGACGGGCGCGGAGACATCAGCGGGCTTCGGGGCGATTTCGGACTCCACGCACTCAGCGCCACCGAGCATTCACTGGTGCTCGCCGGTCACCACACCACTCATCGTGTACAGGCGGACGACGCCGTCGAATTGCTCCTCGCGGCGGCCCGATCATTCCTCGACGTCCGCGACAAGCACTGGCGCCTGGCCGAGGTTCCGGACGGAATCGAACGCACCCTCGAGCAGCTGGGTCTGAGCGCCGAGTCCACCGTTGCGGCGGACCTCACGCCGGATGCACGGCCCACTATCGGCTGGCTCGAGCAGCGCGACGGGACCGTAGCTCTGGGCGGCGGCCTGCGATTCGGGCTGCTCGACGCTCGGCTGGCCGAGTTCCTCGCCGCCGTCGACAAGCCCGTCGTCGTGACGCCCTGGCGATCGGTGCATATCTTCGACCTCGACGAATGGGCAGCCGAGCAGGTAGTCCGGGTGCTGGCACCCATGGGGTTGATCTTCGACGAGAACTCACCGTGGCTCGAGGTCACCGCCTGCACCGGAAGCCCGGGATGCGAGAAGTCGCTCGCCGATGTGCGCACCGACGCAATCACCGCCGTCGAGCAGGCAGAACTGCCTGTCGTCGGGCGCCAGCACTGGGCCGGGTGCGACCGCAGCTGCGGACGTCCCCGCGGGGACGTAGCGGATGTGATTGCGACGGGTGACGGTTACCGGGTGAATCCGGCCGATCGGTGA
- a CDS encoding cobaltochelatase subunit CobN: MILLLSTSDTDLLSARASQEAGDGVSYRWANPSRLLVSEDLPPLLDGVDLVIVRILGSRRSWEDGLDMVLASGLPVVVLGGEHAPDADLMECSTVSAGVAAEAHNYLAEGGAQNLAQLHHFLSDTVLLTGHGFEPPAHLPSWGIADFAPDLDSASGPVIAVLYYRAQHLAGNTRYIQALCDAVAEAGGTALPIYCASLRTAEAELLSTLRRADAMVVTVLAAGGTKPATASAGGDDEAWDVAALAALDVPILQGLCLTSSRATWDENDDGLSPLDVATQVAVPEFDGRIITVPFSFKEIDSDGLSTYVPDVERAARVAGIAVRHGKLRHIPTTERRVALMLSAYPTKHARIGNAVGLDTPASAIDLLTEMRSAGYDLGPVDGPDAVPGLAAKDGDALIHALIAAGGQDPDWLTAEQLEGNPIRISAAKYREWFATLPEELRSGVEEHWGAAPGELYVDRSQDPDGEIVIAALRFNNIVLMVQPPRGFGEKPVAIYHDPDLPPSHHYLAAYRWIAATPDNGGFGADAVVHLGKHGNLEWLPGKTLGMSSNCGTDAALGDLPLIYPFLVNDPGEGTQAKRRAHATLVDHLIPPMARAESYGDISRLEQLLDEHSNISALDPSKLPAIRQQIWTLMRAAKMDHDLGLAERPEEDVFDDMLLHVDGWLCEIKDVQIRDGLHILGRAPEGDAEIELVLAMLRARQMWGGEQSVPGLREALGLSEDGDESRNRVDDVEEKAHALVRGMYDADWNPAAAEQLSDDETVVKILQFAATEVVPRLRQTNNEIKQVLHALDGGFIAAGPSGSPLRGLINVLPTGRNFYSVDPKAVPSRLAWETGQAMAESLAARYLADHGEYPRSVGLSVWGTAAMRTSGDDIAEVFALLGVRPVWDEASRRVVNLEVIDLDELGRPRIDVTVRISGFFRDAFPHVLALLDDAVQLVAALDETDEQNYVRAHAQADLAEHGDARRATTRIFGSKPGTYGAGLLQLIDSKTWRGDDDLAEVYTNWGGFAYGRGLDGIPAADDMRSAYRRINVAAKNTDTREHDIADSDDYFQYHGGMVATVRALTGKSPEAYIGDSTRPESVRTRTLSEETARVFRARVVNPRWLDAMRRHGYKGAFEMAATVDYLFGYDATTNVVADWMYEKLAETYVLDEQNQKFMTQSNPWALHGIAERLLEAAERNMWEHPEQKTLDGLRQVYLETEGELEGE, from the coding sequence GTGATTCTTCTGCTCTCCACGTCCGACACCGATCTGCTGAGCGCCCGCGCCAGCCAGGAAGCCGGCGACGGAGTTTCCTACCGCTGGGCCAACCCCTCACGCTTGCTGGTCTCGGAGGACTTGCCGCCCTTGCTCGACGGCGTCGACCTCGTGATCGTTCGTATCCTCGGCAGCCGTCGCAGCTGGGAAGACGGCCTGGACATGGTCCTCGCCTCCGGACTCCCCGTAGTCGTTCTCGGCGGCGAGCACGCGCCGGACGCCGACCTCATGGAGTGCTCGACGGTTTCCGCCGGTGTTGCTGCCGAGGCGCACAACTACCTGGCTGAGGGTGGCGCACAGAATCTGGCACAGCTGCACCACTTCCTTTCCGACACGGTCCTGCTCACCGGCCACGGTTTCGAGCCGCCGGCCCACCTGCCTTCCTGGGGCATCGCTGATTTCGCGCCCGATCTCGACTCGGCGAGCGGTCCGGTCATCGCAGTTCTGTACTACCGCGCTCAGCATTTGGCCGGCAACACCCGGTACATCCAGGCGTTGTGCGACGCGGTCGCCGAGGCCGGTGGCACCGCGCTCCCGATCTACTGTGCATCTCTGCGAACAGCTGAAGCCGAACTTCTGAGCACGCTCCGCCGCGCCGACGCCATGGTCGTGACAGTTCTCGCTGCCGGCGGCACCAAGCCCGCCACCGCGTCCGCCGGTGGGGACGACGAAGCCTGGGATGTCGCAGCACTCGCTGCACTCGACGTCCCGATCCTGCAGGGGCTGTGCCTGACCAGTAGCCGCGCCACCTGGGACGAGAACGACGACGGACTGTCGCCTCTCGACGTCGCGACGCAGGTGGCTGTGCCGGAGTTCGACGGTCGCATAATCACCGTCCCGTTCTCCTTCAAGGAAATCGACTCCGACGGACTGTCCACCTACGTCCCCGACGTCGAGCGCGCCGCCCGTGTCGCCGGGATCGCGGTCCGTCACGGCAAGCTGCGCCACATTCCCACCACCGAGCGTCGCGTTGCTCTGATGCTCTCGGCGTACCCGACCAAGCACGCCCGCATCGGCAACGCGGTCGGTCTCGATACTCCGGCGAGCGCAATCGACCTGCTCACCGAAATGCGTTCTGCCGGTTACGACCTCGGTCCGGTCGACGGTCCGGACGCAGTTCCTGGCCTGGCGGCGAAGGACGGCGACGCGCTGATCCATGCCCTGATCGCGGCTGGCGGCCAGGATCCCGACTGGCTCACTGCCGAGCAGCTCGAGGGCAATCCGATCCGCATCTCGGCAGCGAAGTACCGCGAATGGTTCGCCACCCTGCCCGAGGAACTGCGCAGCGGTGTCGAAGAGCACTGGGGCGCAGCGCCCGGCGAGCTGTACGTCGACCGCTCGCAGGATCCCGACGGCGAAATCGTCATCGCGGCACTGCGATTCAACAACATCGTCCTCATGGTCCAGCCGCCGCGGGGATTCGGTGAAAAGCCCGTCGCGATCTACCACGACCCGGATCTGCCGCCAAGCCATCACTACCTCGCGGCCTACCGCTGGATCGCTGCAACACCGGACAACGGCGGATTCGGCGCCGACGCCGTTGTGCACCTCGGTAAGCACGGAAACCTCGAATGGTTGCCGGGCAAGACGCTCGGCATGTCGAGCAACTGCGGCACCGACGCGGCCCTGGGCGACCTGCCGCTGATCTACCCGTTCCTCGTCAACGACCCGGGTGAAGGAACACAGGCAAAGCGTCGCGCCCACGCGACTCTCGTCGATCACCTGATCCCGCCGATGGCCCGCGCCGAAAGCTACGGCGACATCTCCCGTCTCGAGCAACTGCTCGACGAGCACTCCAACATCTCCGCACTGGACCCGTCCAAGCTGCCGGCCATTCGCCAGCAGATCTGGACGCTGATGCGGGCAGCCAAGATGGACCACGACCTCGGCCTCGCGGAGCGTCCCGAAGAAGACGTGTTCGACGACATGCTCCTGCACGTCGACGGTTGGCTGTGTGAGATCAAGGACGTCCAGATCCGCGACGGCCTGCACATTCTCGGCCGCGCACCCGAGGGCGACGCCGAAATCGAACTGGTCCTGGCCATGCTCCGTGCCCGTCAGATGTGGGGCGGCGAACAGAGCGTCCCTGGTCTGCGCGAAGCTCTCGGGCTCAGCGAAGACGGCGACGAGTCCCGCAACCGTGTCGACGACGTCGAGGAAAAGGCGCACGCTCTGGTTCGCGGCATGTACGACGCCGACTGGAACCCCGCTGCGGCAGAACAACTCAGCGACGACGAGACCGTCGTGAAGATCCTTCAGTTCGCGGCCACCGAAGTGGTTCCACGCCTCCGACAGACGAACAACGAGATCAAGCAGGTCCTGCACGCGCTCGACGGCGGCTTCATCGCCGCCGGCCCGAGTGGGTCACCGCTGCGCGGCCTGATCAACGTGCTTCCCACCGGTCGTAACTTCTACTCCGTCGATCCCAAGGCAGTTCCCTCACGACTGGCGTGGGAGACCGGTCAGGCGATGGCCGAGTCGCTCGCCGCTCGATATCTCGCCGATCACGGCGAGTACCCGCGCTCGGTGGGTCTGTCCGTGTGGGGTACCGCCGCCATGCGTACCTCCGGCGACGACATCGCCGAAGTGTTCGCGCTCCTCGGTGTTCGCCCTGTCTGGGACGAAGCAAGCCGACGCGTGGTCAACCTCGAGGTCATCGATCTCGACGAGCTCGGCCGCCCGCGCATTGACGTCACCGTCCGCATCTCCGGATTCTTCCGTGATGCGTTCCCGCACGTGCTCGCACTGCTCGACGACGCTGTTCAGTTGGTCGCCGCATTGGACGAGACGGACGAGCAGAACTACGTGCGCGCCCACGCGCAGGCCGACCTTGCCGAGCACGGCGATGCCAGGCGTGCGACCACCCGCATCTTCGGTTCGAAGCCCGGAACCTACGGCGCCGGCCTGCTGCAACTCATCGACTCCAAGACCTGGCGCGGTGACGACGACCTCGCCGAGGTGTACACCAACTGGGGCGGCTTCGCGTACGGCCGTGGGCTCGACGGAATCCCGGCAGCCGACGACATGCGCAGTGCATACCGTCGAATCAACGTGGCGGCCAAGAACACCGACACGCGTGAGCACGACATCGCCGATTCGGACGACTACTTCCAGTACCACGGCGGCATGGTTGCCACCGTGCGCGCGCTGACCGGAAAGTCGCCCGAGGCGTACATCGGCGACAGCACTCGGCCGGAATCGGTTCGCACACGCACACTTTCGGAAGAGACCGCACGTGTCTTCCGTGCGCGCGTGGTCAATCCCCGCTGGCTCGACGCGATGCGCCGTCACGGGTACAAGGGTGCGTTCGAGATGGCGGCCACGGTCGACTACCTCTTCGGGTACGACGCCACCACCAACGTGGTCGCGGACTGGATGTACGAAAAGCTCGCCGAGACCTACGTTCTGGACGAGCAGAACCAGAAGTTCATGACGCAGTCCAACCCGTGGGCCTTGCACGGAATCGCCGAGCGGCTCCTCGAAGCCGCCGAGCGCAACATGTGGGAGCACCCCGAGCAGAAGACACTCGACGGCTTGCGTCAGGTGTACCTCGAAACCGAAGGCGAGCTCGAGGGGGAGTAG
- a CDS encoding metallopeptidase TldD-related protein, with the protein MIDPQQVVERALAARTVDESLVIVTDASEASLRWANNSMTTNGVSLSRTWTVISIVREGDIAKVGTVSSSSVDPEQISALVQASEEAARTATPADDASDLITQSAAETDWDLPAALTDIGVFAQLAADLSTAFDGGDQLFGFAHHQLHTTWLGTSTGARRRTAQATGSVEINGKRGDASAWVGSGTVDFSDISIPKLLSQLTTRLDWAGNSVSLPAGRYETILPPSAVADLMIYLMWTMEGRGAEEGHTALSTTGGTRIGEKLGLPLTLTSDPGAEGLQSAPFVITTSSSESVSLFDNGMEIEPVDWVRDGVVNALAYPRHAAREFGRPVAVPGDNLILTGGDDTSIEDMIAGTEKGLLLTTLWYIREVDPTTLLLTGLTRDGVYLIEDGKIVGAVNNFRFNESPLDLLRRVTEAGRTEITLPREWKDWFTRTAMPPMRIPDFHMSSVSQAQ; encoded by the coding sequence GTGATCGATCCGCAGCAGGTCGTCGAGCGTGCACTGGCCGCGAGGACGGTAGACGAATCGTTGGTGATCGTGACCGATGCGAGTGAGGCGTCGCTGCGGTGGGCCAACAATTCGATGACCACCAACGGAGTCTCGCTGTCCCGGACGTGGACGGTGATCTCGATCGTGCGCGAGGGTGACATCGCGAAGGTGGGCACTGTCAGTTCCAGCAGTGTCGATCCGGAGCAGATTTCCGCACTCGTACAGGCAAGCGAGGAAGCTGCTCGCACAGCCACTCCGGCTGACGACGCGTCCGACCTGATCACGCAGTCGGCGGCAGAGACCGACTGGGACCTGCCGGCCGCCCTGACCGACATCGGTGTCTTCGCTCAGCTGGCTGCCGACCTGTCGACGGCCTTCGACGGCGGCGACCAGTTGTTCGGCTTCGCTCACCACCAGTTGCACACCACCTGGCTCGGCACTTCGACGGGCGCGCGACGTAGAACGGCTCAGGCCACCGGCTCCGTGGAGATCAACGGCAAGCGCGGCGACGCAAGTGCCTGGGTCGGATCCGGAACCGTCGATTTCAGCGATATCTCGATACCGAAGCTCTTGTCGCAGTTGACCACTCGACTCGACTGGGCGGGTAACTCCGTCAGTCTGCCTGCCGGCCGCTACGAGACAATTCTTCCGCCGTCTGCTGTGGCGGACCTGATGATCTATCTGATGTGGACCATGGAGGGTCGCGGCGCCGAAGAAGGCCACACCGCACTGTCCACCACCGGTGGAACCCGGATCGGCGAGAAGCTCGGATTGCCACTGACCCTAACCTCCGACCCCGGCGCCGAGGGCTTGCAATCCGCGCCGTTCGTGATCACGACGTCGTCGAGCGAATCCGTCTCACTGTTCGACAACGGTATGGAGATCGAACCCGTCGACTGGGTCCGCGACGGGGTTGTCAATGCGCTGGCGTACCCGCGCCACGCTGCGCGAGAATTCGGTCGACCCGTCGCAGTTCCCGGCGACAACCTCATCCTGACCGGTGGTGACGACACCTCGATCGAGGACATGATCGCAGGTACCGAGAAGGGTCTACTGCTCACAACCCTCTGGTACATCCGTGAGGTCGATCCCACGACGCTGCTGTTGACCGGACTCACCCGTGACGGGGTGTATTTGATCGAGGACGGCAAGATCGTCGGCGCCGTCAACAACTTCCGTTTCAATGAGAGTCCGCTCGATCTCCTGCGGCGGGTCACCGAGGCGGGACGCACCGAGATCACGCTTCCCCGGGAGTGGAAAGATTGGTTCACCCGCACGGCCATGCCGCCCATGCGGATTCCCGACTTCCACATGTCCTCGGTCAGCCAGGCGCAGTGA
- a CDS encoding TIGR01777 family oxidoreductase — MTKVVIAGGTGALGRRISDDLADRGYDVVVLTRSPKPGRHRQVQWDGVTVGDWARELDGASVINLAGELVDRRPTPANIALLTNSRVDPTRALVEASKLLAHPVPAWIQASTLAIYGDAGEARLDEDSPPADGPPQMTDVAKDWEAAVEGANTSRVVILRTSVVLEKGTPALERLLLLVRLGLGGRVASGRQWTSWIHIDDWLSIVRWALEPVSAASGVVIATAPDPVRNSELMAGLRKHLHRPPAPPTPAFMVRFGAFLLRSDAALGLTGRHAVSKVLTDNGFPFTYPRFDSALDDLLGN; from the coding sequence ATGACGAAGGTCGTGATCGCCGGCGGCACCGGTGCTCTCGGCCGCCGAATCAGCGACGATCTCGCCGACCGCGGATATGACGTCGTGGTCCTGACTCGCTCACCGAAACCCGGCAGGCACAGGCAGGTTCAGTGGGACGGCGTCACGGTGGGCGACTGGGCACGCGAACTCGACGGCGCATCGGTGATCAACCTTGCCGGCGAGTTGGTCGATCGCCGACCCACCCCGGCAAACATCGCACTGCTCACCAACTCCCGAGTCGATCCGACCCGCGCGCTGGTCGAAGCGTCGAAACTACTGGCGCACCCTGTTCCGGCGTGGATCCAGGCGAGCACACTCGCGATCTACGGCGATGCGGGTGAGGCACGATTGGACGAGGATTCTCCCCCCGCTGACGGGCCACCACAGATGACCGACGTCGCAAAGGACTGGGAGGCAGCGGTCGAGGGCGCCAACACGTCACGAGTAGTGATCCTGCGGACCAGCGTCGTCCTGGAGAAAGGCACGCCGGCGCTCGAGCGACTGCTGTTGCTCGTACGTCTCGGTCTGGGCGGACGCGTTGCCTCGGGTAGACAGTGGACCAGTTGGATTCACATCGACGACTGGCTGTCGATCGTTCGTTGGGCCCTCGAACCCGTTTCGGCTGCCTCGGGCGTGGTCATCGCGACTGCCCCGGATCCCGTCCGCAATTCAGAACTGATGGCCGGGCTGCGCAAGCACCTTCACCGGCCACCTGCGCCGCCGACGCCCGCTTTCATGGTCAGATTCGGCGCGTTCCTGCTGCGCAGCGACGCTGCCCTGGGCCTGACGGGTCGCCATGCCGTGTCGAAAGTGCTGACGGACAACGGCTTCCCCTTCACCTATCCGCGGTTCGATTCAGCGTTGGACGATCTGCTCGGCAACTGA
- a CDS encoding PPOX class F420-dependent oxidoreductase translates to MNSDFKRVSEAKYVLLTTFRKDGTPVATPLWAAPDGDKLLMWTVTDSYKVKRIRRNPSVTVAACDARGNPKGEPVAAVAEILDAPRTDRARDAIARRYGILGWITMKGSLLRRGKTGTIGLAITAA, encoded by the coding sequence GTGAACTCCGACTTCAAGCGCGTCTCCGAGGCCAAGTACGTCCTACTCACGACCTTCCGCAAGGATGGAACTCCGGTGGCGACTCCGCTCTGGGCCGCGCCGGACGGCGACAAGCTCCTGATGTGGACCGTCACCGATTCCTACAAGGTCAAGCGCATCAGGCGAAACCCGTCGGTCACCGTCGCTGCGTGTGACGCTCGGGGAAATCCGAAGGGTGAACCGGTGGCCGCCGTCGCCGAGATCCTCGACGCGCCGCGCACCGATCGTGCCCGCGACGCGATCGCGCGGCGCTACGGAATCCTTGGCTGGATCACCATGAAAGGCAGTCTCCTGCGCCGCGGCAAGACCGGAACGATCGGACTTGCCATCACTGCAGCCTGA
- a CDS encoding precorrin-8X methylmutase, which translates to MIEYIRDGAEIYRQSFATIRAEADLSRFPADVSQAVVRMIHASGQVDLVDDVAFTPGVVSAARAALRDGAPIFCDAQMVAAGITRKRLPAGNDVICTLGDPRVPVLASTIDNTRSAAALELWGAKLEGAVVAIGNAPTALFHLLNLIEAGAPRPAAIVGGPVGFIGAAESKEALIEHASGIDHLVLRGRRGGSAITAAVVNAIASEVE; encoded by the coding sequence ATGATCGAGTACATCCGTGACGGCGCGGAAATCTATCGCCAGTCCTTTGCCACCATTCGGGCCGAAGCCGACCTGAGCCGTTTCCCGGCGGATGTCTCGCAAGCTGTAGTGCGCATGATTCATGCAAGTGGCCAGGTCGATCTCGTCGACGACGTCGCCTTCACACCCGGTGTCGTCTCGGCTGCGCGCGCAGCTCTGCGCGACGGCGCGCCGATTTTCTGCGACGCTCAGATGGTGGCTGCCGGCATCACGCGCAAGCGTCTGCCCGCCGGTAACGACGTCATCTGCACCCTCGGCGATCCGCGGGTTCCCGTGCTGGCGTCGACCATCGACAACACTCGCTCGGCGGCTGCTCTCGAACTGTGGGGAGCCAAGCTCGAGGGCGCTGTTGTCGCGATCGGAAACGCACCCACCGCACTGTTCCATCTCCTGAACCTCATCGAAGCCGGCGCACCCCGTCCGGCCGCCATCGTCGGTGGTCCGGTCGGCTTCATCGGCGCTGCCGAGTCGAAGGAAGCCCTCATCGAACACGCCAGCGGGATCGATCATCTCGTTCTCCGCGGTCGACGCGGCGGCAGCGCGATCACCGCGGCCGTCGTCAATGCGATTGCGAGCGAAGTCGAATGA
- a CDS encoding GMC oxidoreductase: protein MQCRDMQRRDFFKAAGVGAAVAAAAPLMSTSISHATPAPLRALPMGADHYRALVPELFVLSPTPPEHSEAIVIGSGFGASATALRLAQSGTQITILERGLRWPHDPQREIHTSDMLADGRGVFRRTSFTNLTGLPVACDYFSGVLDAADYEHISVWRGAAVGGGSIIFTGVMIAPERRFFDAVFGNSLDYDEMASTWYPKVRQMLRLSPLPEDIYQTPNFGHSRRWDQDARRAGFDPQRIDGIWNWDVVRSELDGRTRASATVGDSNMGNSNGAKFDLTQNYIPAAEATGRATVCYGHQVLAISRERDGRYVVDVESTDPTGGVLARKTLTCDRLFLGAGSIGTSELLVRAQATGALPNLNEHVGKGWGTNGDAGMVRSFGFSDGTAQAAPSASRIVDESGMPLSLENWYVPGLPVNIGMLGTLGMTLDSQRADFAYDGGSDRVVLNWPKNGNDATVEALRAVQNKMAFAGTTLPSALPFAKDVNSSFTAHPLGGAVLGKATDGYGRVKGYDGLYVMDGAAIPGSTGTVNPSLTITALAERNIAQIIKSGR, encoded by the coding sequence ATGCAGTGCCGTGACATGCAGCGTCGTGACTTTTTCAAAGCGGCCGGGGTGGGGGCGGCAGTTGCAGCCGCGGCGCCGCTCATGTCGACGTCGATCAGCCACGCCACCCCCGCACCCCTGCGGGCGCTACCGATGGGTGCTGATCACTACCGCGCGCTCGTTCCCGAGTTGTTCGTACTCTCGCCTACTCCCCCGGAGCATTCCGAAGCCATCGTCATCGGGTCCGGATTCGGCGCCAGCGCCACCGCCCTCAGACTGGCGCAGAGCGGCACCCAGATCACCATCCTCGAACGCGGACTTCGGTGGCCCCACGATCCGCAACGGGAGATTCACACCTCCGACATGCTGGCCGACGGCCGCGGAGTCTTCCGGCGAACATCGTTCACCAACCTCACCGGACTCCCCGTGGCGTGCGACTACTTCAGCGGCGTCCTCGATGCCGCCGACTACGAACACATCTCGGTATGGCGCGGCGCTGCAGTCGGCGGTGGTTCCATCATCTTCACCGGCGTGATGATCGCGCCCGAGCGCCGATTCTTCGACGCAGTCTTCGGCAACTCCCTCGACTACGACGAGATGGCGTCCACCTGGTACCCCAAAGTGCGTCAGATGCTGCGTCTGAGCCCGTTGCCCGAAGACATCTACCAAACCCCGAACTTCGGACACTCGCGTCGTTGGGATCAGGACGCTCGTCGTGCCGGATTCGATCCGCAGCGGATCGACGGGATCTGGAACTGGGACGTGGTGCGCTCAGAACTCGACGGCCGAACCCGAGCCTCGGCCACTGTCGGTGACAGCAACATGGGTAACTCCAACGGCGCGAAGTTCGACCTCACACAGAACTACATTCCTGCCGCCGAAGCCACCGGACGAGCCACCGTCTGTTACGGACATCAGGTGCTTGCGATCAGTCGCGAACGTGATGGACGCTACGTCGTCGACGTCGAATCGACGGATCCGACGGGTGGCGTTCTGGCCCGGAAGACTCTTACCTGTGACCGTCTGTTCCTCGGCGCCGGTTCGATCGGCACGTCCGAACTGTTGGTACGCGCCCAGGCGACGGGCGCGCTGCCCAACCTCAACGAACACGTCGGTAAGGGCTGGGGAACGAACGGCGACGCCGGGATGGTGCGCTCGTTCGGCTTCAGTGACGGCACTGCGCAAGCCGCACCGTCGGCATCACGCATCGTCGACGAGTCGGGAATGCCACTCTCCCTGGAAAATTGGTACGTCCCCGGCCTACCCGTCAACATCGGCATGCTCGGAACATTGGGGATGACCCTCGACTCGCAGCGCGCCGACTTCGCCTACGACGGCGGCTCCGATCGGGTGGTGCTGAACTGGCCGAAGAACGGCAACGACGCCACCGTCGAGGCACTACGCGCCGTCCAGAACAAGATGGCCTTCGCCGGCACCACGCTGCCGTCGGCGTTGCCGTTCGCGAAGGACGTCAATTCCTCGTTCACCGCGCATCCCCTCGGCGGTGCGGTTCTGGGCAAGGCCACCGACGGTTACGGGCGAGTCAAGGGCTACGACGGCCTGTACGTGATGGACGGCGCCGCTATTCCGGGCAGCACCGGCACCGTCAACCCGTCACTGACCATCACTGCTCTGGCGGAGCGGAACATCGCTCAGATCATCAAGTCCGGACGCTGA